The genomic window TCGCGGGCCGCTGCGGCAGCCAGCCGCGTCGCCGAGACGAGGAGAACCTCCTGGGGGGCGCACTCCCCCTTCGCGATCCGGTCGAGTACCGAGGCGATGGCGGCGCTCGTCTTGCCCGTCCCCGGGCCACCGAGCACGCGGATCACGTCGTGCCGGGCGGCCACGGCCGCTGACTGGTCCTCGTCGAGACGCACCACGGCCCTCGTCTCGTCGCTGACGGGAGCACGAAGCTGCACGGTCGGGATCTGCACTGCCACGGGACCATCCCACCACCGGGCACTGACAACGGTGCACGGGGAGACGCCTGCAGGGATTGTCGGTACTCCTAGGTAGGATCGTGTGACCCGCAGCACTGTGGGTCGCCCACGCCTGGAGGAAACGCATCATGAGCCCGACCGCACCCGGCACCCGAGTCCAGAGGATGCCGCGTGCCCAGCGCCGTGCACAGCTGCTCGACGCCGCACTCAGCGTCTTCGTCTCCAAGGGCTACCACCTGGCCGCGATGGAGGACATCGCCGACGAGGCCGGCGTCTCCAAACCGGTGCTCTACCAGCACTTCCCGGGCAAGCTCGACCTGTACCTCGCGCTGCTGGACACCCAGTGCGACCACCTCGAGGCGCTCGTCATCGAGGCCCTGGAGTCGAGCAACGAGCACGAGGAGCGGGTCCACGCGACGGTGCGGGCCTTCTTCGCCTTCGTCGCGGACGAGGGCGGGGCCTTCCGCCTGATCTACGAGTCGGACCTGACCAACGAGCCGCAGGTGCGCCACCGCATCGACGCCCTCGAGGCCCAGCTCGGCGACGCGATCTCCCAGCGGATCATGCAGGACACGACCCTGCCGCGCGAGCTCGCCGAGATGCTCGGACTGGCGATGGCCGGCGCCGCGCAGGTCATGGCCCGCACCTGGCTGGCCCACGGCGCCGAGTTCTCCCAGGAGGTCGCCGCGCAGGCTGCCGGCCACCTGGCCTGGCGAGGCATCGGCTCCTTCCCCGTCAACCGCATGGGCGGCGACCCCGCCCCGGGCAGCTACCCGAGCAAGTGACACGATGGCAGGCACAGCCAGCCCCACAACCCAAGGAGTGACCGTGGAGGTCAAGATCGGCGTGCAGAACGTCGCCCGCGAGCTCGTCCTGGACGCCACCGGCACCGATGACGAGATCGAGGCCGCAGTGCAGTCCGCGCTCGACGGCGGCGCCCTCGTGCTCTCCGACGACAAGGGCCGTCGCGTCATGGTCCCGGCCGGTGCGCTCGGCTACGTCGAGGTCGGTGAGCCCAGCCGCGGACGCGTCGGCTTCGGCGCCTGAGCCCCTTCACGAGCAGGCCGTCGCGCTGCTCGGTGCTTTCCTGAGTGTCGTAACTTGCGCCACTTGCACCACTGCGTCACTGTTGATCCTGAAAGGACCCACACGGGTCCCAGCGCGCCCGCCCCGGTGACGGGCCCAGAAGGAGTGATCAACTGTGTGGACCATCATCGTCACGATCATCGTCGGCGCCATCATCGGAGCGCTGGCCCGACTCATCCTGCCGGGCAAGCAGAGCATCTCGACGCTCGTCACCGTGATCCTGGGGATCCTGGGCTCCCTCATCGGCTCGTGGGCCTACACCGCCCTGTCCGGTAACGAGACCACGGGCGGGATCGACTGGATCGCGTTCATCCTCGGTGTCATCGTCGCCGCCGTGCTCATCGTCATCTACGGGATGGTCGTCGGCCGCAAGCAGGTCTGACCCACCCGGCAGCGAGGGCGCCGCCCTGAGGGGTCCGCCCTGCAATCGGTCTCGAAGGGGGCCCGCCTCGCTGGCGGGCCCCCTTCGTCATGGCCGGGATCGCAGGAAGTTGCGGTCAGGCGGACAGCCCCAGGCGACCCATGCGCCGCCGGTGGCGGTCGGTGATCCGCTGCATCAGCTCGCCCATCTCGTTGAGGGTGGCGCCCGGGCGGTCATGACTCAGCCCCAGCACCAGCTCGCTGAGCGCCTCCCGGTCGGCTGCGACGACCTGCCCCTGGGTCAGGGCCTCGCCGACGAGTCGACGGCCCCACAGGGCGAGCGGGCCACCGCGCCGCGGGTCCTCGACGATGCCGTCCCGCACGGCCCCCACGATCGTGTCCACGTCCCGGTGGTCGCTGCTCGCACGCCGGATGATCTCGCGGGACGTCGGCTCGACGTACTTCGAGATCTCGATGTAGAAGTCCGAGGCGATACCGTCCCCGATGTAGGCCTTGACCAGGCCCTCGAGCAGGTTGCGGGGCTTGGTGCGTGCGTGGAACGCCTCGAAGGCCTCCTCGAAGGGCGCCATGGCCGCGATCGGGTCGCCACCGAGCTCGATGATGTGGTCGACGAGCAGCTCGTGGTTGTGGAACTCCTTGACCGCCATGCTCGCGAGCGCTCGCTTCAGGCGCAGGTCCGTGGCCATCTCCGAGTCCGCCGCCATGCGGGTGAAACCCGAGATCGTGCCGTACGCGATGGTGCCGAGCAGCTCGATGGTGCCCTCCCGCTCGCGCTCCCCCAAGGCACCTGTGGACACTGGATCCGCCTGCTCGCTCATGCCCGCAGCCTAGTGCCGCGGCCGCGCGTGCGACCGATCAGCCTCCCGGCGGGTAGCATGGACATGACCAGCGGTGCCCGGTCGGCATCCTTTCCGGCTGGACGAGACGTCCGGCGCGGTCGCCCCACGTGTGGCAGACCGCTTGACTGACCTCCGATCGGCCCGTGCCACCCGCGACGCACGCAGCGTCGTCCACGCTGATCGAGAGATGCATGACTGACACCAGCACGTCCGAAACCATGGAACCCATCGACGAGGCCGTTCAAGCCACCCCCGATGTCGAGGGCACCGCCCCCGAGGCGGCCCAGAAGACCTTCGCGGACTTCGACGTCCGCCCCGAGATCGTCGCCGCCCTGGCCGACTCCGGGATCATCCACCCCTTCCCCATCCAGGCGATGACCCTGCCGGTCGCCCTCGACCGGCACGACATCATCGGCCAGGCCAAGACGGGCACCGGCAAGACGCTCGGTTTCGGCGTGCCGATCCTCGACCACGTCGATCTCGACTCCGACGACATCCGCCCGCAGGCCCTGGCCGTCGCGCCGACCCGTGAGCTGGCCGGCCAGGTGGCCGCAGACCTCGAGCGCGCCGGCAAGCGCCTGGGCATCAAGGTGCTCACCGTCTACGGCGGCCGCGCCTACGAGCCGCAGATCGAGGCGCTCAAGGAGGGCGTCCACGTCGTCGTCGGCACCCCCGGGCGCCTCATCGACCTCGCCCAGCAGAAGCACCTCGACCTGTCCGCCACGAAGACCGTCGTCCTCGACGAGGCGGACGAGATGCTCGACCTGGGCTTCCTGCCCGACGTCGAGAAGATCATGGCGATGACCTCACCCGCCCGCCACACGATGCTCTTCTCCGCGACGATGCCCGGCGCGATCGTCGCCCTGGCGCGGCGCTACATGACCCAGCCGACGCACATCCGGGCGATGAGCGAGGACGGCGAGGCCGACAGCCAGACCGTCAAGGCCACCGAGCAGTTCGTCTACCGCGCCCACGCGATGGACAAGGTCGAGATGATCGCCCGCATCCTGCAGGCCAGGGACCGCGGCCTGACGATCATCTTCTCCCGCACCAAGCGCACCGCGGCCAAGGTCGCCGACGAGCTCGTCGACCGTGGCTTCGCGGCCGCGTCGATCCACGGCGACCTCGGCCAGGGTGC from Janibacter cremeus includes these protein-coding regions:
- a CDS encoding DUF3107 family protein, with amino-acid sequence MEVKIGVQNVARELVLDATGTDDEIEAAVQSALDGGALVLSDDKGRRVMVPAGALGYVEVGEPSRGRVGFGA
- a CDS encoding TetR/AcrR family transcriptional regulator, which translates into the protein MSPTAPGTRVQRMPRAQRRAQLLDAALSVFVSKGYHLAAMEDIADEAGVSKPVLYQHFPGKLDLYLALLDTQCDHLEALVIEALESSNEHEERVHATVRAFFAFVADEGGAFRLIYESDLTNEPQVRHRIDALEAQLGDAISQRIMQDTTLPRELAEMLGLAMAGAAQVMARTWLAHGAEFSQEVAAQAAGHLAWRGIGSFPVNRMGGDPAPGSYPSK
- a CDS encoding GlsB/YeaQ/YmgE family stress response membrane protein; translation: MWTIIVTIIVGAIIGALARLILPGKQSISTLVTVILGILGSLIGSWAYTALSGNETTGGIDWIAFILGVIVAAVLIVIYGMVVGRKQV
- a CDS encoding ferritin-like fold-containing protein; the protein is MSEQADPVSTGALGEREREGTIELLGTIAYGTISGFTRMAADSEMATDLRLKRALASMAVKEFHNHELLVDHIIELGGDPIAAMAPFEEAFEAFHARTKPRNLLEGLVKAYIGDGIASDFYIEISKYVEPTSREIIRRASSDHRDVDTIVGAVRDGIVEDPRRGGPLALWGRRLVGEALTQGQVVAADREALSELVLGLSHDRPGATLNEMGELMQRITDRHRRRMGRLGLSA
- a CDS encoding DEAD/DEAH box helicase — protein: MTDTSTSETMEPIDEAVQATPDVEGTAPEAAQKTFADFDVRPEIVAALADSGIIHPFPIQAMTLPVALDRHDIIGQAKTGTGKTLGFGVPILDHVDLDSDDIRPQALAVAPTRELAGQVAADLERAGKRLGIKVLTVYGGRAYEPQIEALKEGVHVVVGTPGRLIDLAQQKHLDLSATKTVVLDEADEMLDLGFLPDVEKIMAMTSPARHTMLFSATMPGAIVALARRYMTQPTHIRAMSEDGEADSQTVKATEQFVYRAHAMDKVEMIARILQARDRGLTIIFSRTKRTAAKVADELVDRGFAAASIHGDLGQGAREQALRAFRNGKVDVLVATDVAARGIDVDNVTHVINYQCPDDEKTYVHRIGRTGRAGNTGIAVTFVDWDDETKWSMINRQLDLGIPDAVETYSSSPHLLTDLNIPEGTKGRLPRSQRTREGLNAEEVEDIGETGKSGGRRQGGGHSGGPRSSGRDGGGRSGGRSSEAKGGGGTSEGRPRRRRNRRRTHGGQSQAAPRSEG